From Vigna unguiculata cultivar IT97K-499-35 chromosome 5, ASM411807v1, whole genome shotgun sequence, the proteins below share one genomic window:
- the LOC114185437 gene encoding actin-related protein 2/3 complex subunit 1B-like isoform X1, producing the protein MVVMAVHQFAQCITCHAWSADQSMVALCPNNNEVHIYKLVEDKWEKVYVLQKHDQVISGIDWSARSNRIVTASHDRNSYVWNLEQSEWVPTLVILRLNRAALCVQWSPKENKFAVGSGAKTICICYYEQDNNWWVSKLIRKRHNSSVTSVSWHPDNIFLATTSTDGKCRVFSTFIKGVDAKDSKKGTSSDSKFGELIVQLDLSSSWTFGVKWSPSGNTLAYVGHNSMIYFVDDVGPSPVAQNVVFRDLPLRDVLFVSERKVIGVGFDCNPMVFAADERGTWSFVRYLGERKAASSGSRYGSQFSEAFGKFYGQSKHGVNNDAVETSRTRGTVHENCINCIIPLGNRGKMIRRFSTSGLDGRIVVWDLENEPDLLE; encoded by the exons TGGTCGCTTTATGTCCAAACAATAATGAAGTGCACATCTATAAGTTGGTTGAAGACAAATGGGAAAAGGTGTATGTTCTTCAAAAG CATGATCAGGTAATTTCTGGGATAGACTGGAGTGCAAGATCAAATAGAATAGTTACCGCATCCCATGATCGGAATTC ATATGTCTGGAACCTTGAACAATCAGAATGGGTGCCAACTCTTGTTATCCTTAGACTAAACCGTGCTGCTCTTTGTGTTCAATGGAGTCCAAAAG AAAACAAATTTGCAGTGGGGAGTGGAGCCAAAACTATTTGTATATGCTACTATGAGCAGGACAACAACTG GTGGGTCAGCAAACTTATCAGGAAAAGACACAATTCTTCAGTGACAAGTGTTTCTTGGCATCCAGATAAT ATTTTTCTCGCGACAACATCAACAGATGGGAAATGCCGAGTATTCTCCACCTTTATTAAAGGCGTTGATGCAAA GGATTCAAAAAAGGGCACTTCATCAGATTCAAAATTTGGAGAG CTGATTGTTCAGCTTGATCTCTCGTCATCTTGGACATTTGGAGTCAAGTGGTCACCAAGTGGCAATACTCTAGCGTATGTAG GTCATAATTCtatgatatattttgttgatGATGTTGGTCCTTCTCCTGTGGCCCAAAATGTCGTGTTCCGTGATTTGCCCCTCCGTGAT GTACTATTTGTTTCTGAGAGAAAAGTGATAGGtgtaggatttgattgcaaccCAATGGTTTTTGCGGCAGATGAAAGGGGAACTTG gaGTTTTGTCAGATATCTGGGAGAACGGAAAGCAGCATCTTCTGGATCAAGATATGGCTCACAG TTCTCTGAAGCATTTGGGAAGTTTTATGGTCAATCAAAGCATGGAGTGAACAACGATGCAGTTGAAACTTCAAGAACTCGTGGAACTGTTCATGAGAACTGTATAAA TTGTATTATACCTCTTGGGAATCGTGGAAAAATGATAAGGCGTTTCAGCACATCAG GATTGGATGGAAGAATTGTTGTATGGGATTTGGAAAATGAGCCAGACCTGTTAGAATGA
- the LOC114185437 gene encoding actin-related protein 2/3 complex subunit 1B-like isoform X2, which translates to MIGIRECLCDLEHSTCHPRYVWNLEQSEWVPTLVILRLNRAALCVQWSPKENKFAVGSGAKTICICYYEQDNNWWVSKLIRKRHNSSVTSVSWHPDNIFLATTSTDGKCRVFSTFIKGVDAKDSKKGTSSDSKFGELIVQLDLSSSWTFGVKWSPSGNTLAYVGHNSMIYFVDDVGPSPVAQNVVFRDLPLRDVLFVSERKVIGVGFDCNPMVFAADERGTWSFVRYLGERKAASSGSRYGSQFSEAFGKFYGQSKHGVNNDAVETSRTRGTVHENCINCIIPLGNRGKMIRRFSTSGLDGRIVVWDLENEPDLLE; encoded by the exons ATGATCGGAATTCGTGAGTGCCTGTGTGATTTAGAACATTCAACTTGTCATCCTAG ATATGTCTGGAACCTTGAACAATCAGAATGGGTGCCAACTCTTGTTATCCTTAGACTAAACCGTGCTGCTCTTTGTGTTCAATGGAGTCCAAAAG AAAACAAATTTGCAGTGGGGAGTGGAGCCAAAACTATTTGTATATGCTACTATGAGCAGGACAACAACTG GTGGGTCAGCAAACTTATCAGGAAAAGACACAATTCTTCAGTGACAAGTGTTTCTTGGCATCCAGATAAT ATTTTTCTCGCGACAACATCAACAGATGGGAAATGCCGAGTATTCTCCACCTTTATTAAAGGCGTTGATGCAAA GGATTCAAAAAAGGGCACTTCATCAGATTCAAAATTTGGAGAG CTGATTGTTCAGCTTGATCTCTCGTCATCTTGGACATTTGGAGTCAAGTGGTCACCAAGTGGCAATACTCTAGCGTATGTAG GTCATAATTCtatgatatattttgttgatGATGTTGGTCCTTCTCCTGTGGCCCAAAATGTCGTGTTCCGTGATTTGCCCCTCCGTGAT GTACTATTTGTTTCTGAGAGAAAAGTGATAGGtgtaggatttgattgcaaccCAATGGTTTTTGCGGCAGATGAAAGGGGAACTTG gaGTTTTGTCAGATATCTGGGAGAACGGAAAGCAGCATCTTCTGGATCAAGATATGGCTCACAG TTCTCTGAAGCATTTGGGAAGTTTTATGGTCAATCAAAGCATGGAGTGAACAACGATGCAGTTGAAACTTCAAGAACTCGTGGAACTGTTCATGAGAACTGTATAAA TTGTATTATACCTCTTGGGAATCGTGGAAAAATGATAAGGCGTTTCAGCACATCAG GATTGGATGGAAGAATTGTTGTATGGGATTTGGAAAATGAGCCAGACCTGTTAGAATGA